The genomic DNA CGAAACAATGAAGAACCGCCACcagctggagggagacagattttccgcagagttgggcctctctcttcctctctgatcaAAGTAACAATACCACGTGATAATGACGTTCAAAGCTTTGGACGTCACACTACCATATGACAGgtgtcctcctgattcctgcttataagcaaaaactaaagcaggaagcaccagtgactcggttaataaaaaagtggtcagatgacgcagatgctaagctacaggactgttttgctagcacagactggaacatgttccgggattcttcagacagcattgaaggagtacaccacatcagtcactggcttcatcaataagtgcatcgatgatgtcgtccccacagtgaccgtacgtacataccccaaccagaagccatggattacaggaaacatccgcactgagctaaagggtagagctgccgctttcaaggaacgggactctaacccggacgcttataagaaatcccgctatgacctccgacgaaccatcaaagagtcaatacaggactaagattgaatcgtactacactggctctgacgttcgtcggatgtggcagggcttgaaaactattacagactacaaagggaagcacagccgcgagctgcccagtgacacaagcctaccagacgagctaaaccacttctatgctcgcttcaaggcaagcaacactgaagcatgcatgagagcaccagctgttccggatgactatgtgatcacgctctccgtagccgatgtgagtaagacttttaagcaggtcaacattcacaaggccgcagggccagacggattaccaggacgtgtactccgagcatgtgctgaccaaatggcaagtgtcttcactgacattttcaacatgtccctgactgagtctgtaataccaacatgtttcaagcagaccaccatagtccccgtgcccaaggactctaagataacctgcctaaatgactaccgacccgtagcactgacgtctgtagccatgaagtgctttgaaaggctggtcatggctcacatcaacagcattatcccagaaaccctagacccactccaatttgcataccgccccaacagatccacagatgatgcaatctctattgcactccacactgccctttcccacctggacaagaggaacacctacgtgagaatgctattcattgactacagctcagcattcaacaccatagtgccctctaagctcatcactaagctaaggatcctgggactaaacacctccctctgcaactggatcctggacttcctgacgggccgcccccaggtggtaagggtaggtaacaacacatctgccacactgatcctcaacacgggggcccctcagggggtgcgtgctcagtcccctcctgtactctctgttcacccatgactgcatggccaggcacgactccaacaccatcattaagtttgccgacgacacaacagtggtaggcctgatcaccgacaacgatgagacagcctatagggaggaggtcagagacctggccgtgtggtgccaggacaacaacctctccctcaacgtgaccaagacaaaggagatgattgtggactacaggaaaaaaaagaggactgagcacgcccccattctcatcgacggggctgtagtggaacaggttgagagcttcaagttccttggtgtccacaccaacgaactatcatggtccaaacacaccaagacagtcgtgaagagggcacgacaaagcctattccccctcaggagactgaaaagatttggcatgggtcctcagatcctcaaaagattctacagctgcaccatcgagagcatcctgactggttgcatcaccgcctggtatggcaactgcttggcctccgaccgcaaggcactacagagggtagtgcgtacggcccagtacatcactggggccaagcttcctgccatccaggacctctataccaggcggtgtcagaggaaggccctcaaaattgtcaaagactccagccaccctagtcatagactgttctctctgctaccgcacggcaagcggtaccggagtgccaagtctaggtccaaaagacttctcaacagcttctacccccaagccataagactcctgaacagctaatcatggctacccggactatttgcactgcccccccaccccatcctttttacgctgctgctactctgttaattatttatgcatagtcactttaactctacccacatgtacatattacctcaactacctcaactagccggtgcaaccgcacattgactctgcaacggtacccccctgtatatatagcctccctactgtcactttattttacttctgctcttttttttctcaacacttttttttgttgtggttttatttttactttttttgttaaaaataaatgcactgttggttaagggctgtaagtaagcatttcactgtaatgtgtgcacctgttgtattcggcgcatgtgaccaatacaatttgatttgatttgaactaagAGCACCAACCTCTGCTGGAAGCTTTTAGTTTTTTAACTAGATATTTCACCTTCTtagccaacctggtctcagagcattttgtatgattctgtacgtaaattcgcgaaacactccatttagtatgatatgttatgtttggtatggttacataagacggATGGCTACTTAAGGTAAAAACAAAAGAAGgatgggtggttggtcggggcAGATGGGTTGGCGTTGTTCCAAAGATTGCGAGCTCCAATCTCATCACTGACAGCTTTAGCATTTTATCTAATTAGAAACGTACTaccttttagctactttgcaactcttagtatgttagctaacccttcccctaaccttaacccttttagctaacccttcccctaaccttaaccctttaacctaaacgCCTAAACTTAACACTagcccagggttcttcaattccggtcctggagggccaaaacacctctgtttttcatcctctccttctaatcaggggctaattcagacctgggacacatAGCTAGAatccgtaacatatcatacatttagcaaatttgtaacatattatactaattgtaattcgtaacatatacgaAATgcatgatggacatccacaaattaatacacaaCATATgaaacttaacatatcataccAAATGGAGTTCACGGaattacgtacagaataatatgaaatgctctaaAACCAGGTTGCAACAGCAGGTGGAACGATAGCGTAGAGCCTAGAGCCATATGTCAGAGGAATCTATCCTGAAATCATAGCATAGCACACTTGTATAGAATCCTGACAGAGCCTATTTAGATGTTTTGTCTTTCTCAAACAGTGATTGTAAATGAAACCGCTCTAGCAGTTGTTATTGGTAATTATCAAATGATGGATCCAAAGTTTTTTGTTAATATGTAAAAGTGAGTTTAGAAAGTTTCATTCAAACCCAAAGCAAAGTTGACAAGCACTTACCACGTGATAAAATGACATTGTTTGATCCCTCAGTCAGTGGATCCTGCTGTGGCTTCCAAAACATTGACCTCTGCTGGACACTACTTTCAGACTTAGTCTAGATATTATTCTCTGTTTCTTACCTAACAGGTGGATCTGCCTACAGGTGGATCTGCGAGTGAGTCTCTTGCCTTGTGGAGGCACAGGATCGAATCCCTGTATAGattacacatttttgttgtaacTTTTTATTTGAAACACTGGCAACAATGTATTTCTAACTTTTAAATGATGAGTTTCAATAAGCATAGGCTCTTCAGTTTTTTATTTAATATCCTAAATCACGCAATGGAGCCACCGTCTTTTGTAAATGTTTTGTTTGTAACAAAAAATCTATGTTGCTTGTTTCAAAGCATAGACAGTTAGTTTCAAAGTAACATTACCATGTGATCAATGACGTCCGTAGCTTCATTTGATCACATGCTTTTTCGTTGCAAAATGAGATCCCACTGATTTCGCCGTGGTACCGGTGCTTTTTTCGATGCAAAGTTGCTTTCAAACACCAacctctactggacactgtaTTTACACATTTAGTTACATTTCTTCCAGTTTATAGCACCTGAAAGGTAGCTCAGCAGGTAGGGACGGGGATTTGGGATCAGACACCCGCATAGGCACAAAATCGAATTCTGGCTATGGTTGAATTTAAAATAATTGTGAAACCACACTATCTTCCCATTGTTGTTCAAATACTTAGTTATAATAGTTTTATTAGTGTAGCCTATGCTAATCTTTTGTCATCAGCATCCTAAATAATACCACGGATGCACAGTTTTTGTCTTAAAAAAATTTAACCTGGAAGAAAAAAGGGAAACATGGATGTGGGATGCCTATCCATTGCGCCATGACGTTTTGATGGATGCAATTGGAAAACAAGTCTATGTAAACATCAAACATGCTGATATTTATTcctgaccagcagatgtcactaattTGTATTGTGATAAATGCTCAGAGTAATGAACCGTTTATTCGGCACAATTTTGGAAAAGGGTGCAATTGCGTCCCTcaattcggggcgttcctgcatgttggcattcctgcatctgcaggaacccctctttatacttctattggtccATTTTTAAGTTAGGACAGGCGGAAGGCGGGGGCGCTCCAGTAAAGTAGATGGCTGTAATGTacaataacgttggatgccagccGCCGATcaaccccacagaagaaggggCGGGGGCGAcaccggtagctagctagccatacaccggtagacagtgtcaTTCGCCCCCACCTTTGTGGAAATGATTAACTGTACTGTCTTTGTAAACTCTACTCTCTGGTGTCCAGGAGCTGCGTCAGTACCTGTCTAACCTGGCTGACCAGTGCAACAGTACGAGTCATGGGGTGGACATGCCCCTGGTGGTCATATTGGACAACCTGCACCACGTCAGCTCTCTAGGAGAGGTCTTCAATGGCCTGCTCAGCTCCAAGCACCACCACTGGtcagtacgcacacacacacacacacagagactcacacacgcagaaacacacagacacacacacaggcgcgcacacacacaggcgcacataCAGGCATACACACAGGTGCATGCACTCACACAGTGTTTATTTGCTTGCTCTTAATCTTCATTGTATTGCCTTGTTTGTTCTCAGTCCTTATATCATTGGAACAATGAACCAGGCTACGTCATCCACTCCCAACCTGCAGCTTCATCATAACTTCAGGTACATCATATCTATAATGTTCTATGTGTTACTTTTTTTAGTTACAAGATAATGTTATTCTCTATTctgaaatgtcaaatgtaattgcTATGTCGTGTATCCGCCACAAGATGGCAGTATTTAAACATTGATATCTCAGTCCTCTGCCTAACCCTCATTTGAGGAGGTCTATTTCAACAGTAACTGATCACCCTCTCTGCTGTTGTCTGTTTCCTGTGTGGGTGTCCTCTCTAGGTGGGTGCTGTGTGCCAACCACACTGAGCCAGTGAAGGGCTTCCTGGGTCGGTTCCTGAGGAGGAGGCTGATGGAGACAGAGATCAGCAGCCGGCAGCGCAACGCTGAGCTGGTGAGGATCATCAAGTGGATCCCTACTGTCTGGCATCACCTCAACCGCTTCCTAGAGTCCCACAGCTCCTCGGACGTCACCATCGGTAAGATCCACAGGAAATCACATTCATCTTCTTCTCTTCTTTTTTTATTACATAATCTGGCCATGTTTTTTACATTATGATTTAAGAAATGGATGACTAGACTGTACTTGAATGAATACATACTTTTcaattgtatatttgagatttgtCAATAAAGAAAATATATATGGGACAAGATTGAAGGTTCTATTGAATGAAAGGGATGTTCTGTTGAcgtttgtctgtctctcttcctcccagggCCTCGCCTCTTCTTATCTTGTCCCATGGATGTGGAGGGATCCAGAGTGTGGTTCACAGATCTGTGGAACTATTCCATTATTCCCTACATGCTGGAGGCTGTCCGAGAGGGGCTGCAGGTACAATGGCATAACGCTTGAAATGTGGCATCAATTTACATTTGTAGTAGCACAAGCCCTTTTAATAATAGTTAGTaaactaacacacagacacagagagatactACATagagtatactgtatgtatatacagtaccttcagaaagtattcacaccccttgactttttccacattttgttgtgttacagcctgaatttaaaattgattaaattgagatttttttgtcactggcctacacacaataccccataatgtcaaattggaattatgtttttcgaaatgtttacaaattaattaaaaatgaaaagctgaaatgtcttgagtcaataaggaattcaacccctttgttatggcaagcctaaataagttcaggagtataaaatgggttaataagtcccataataagttgcatggactcactctgtgtgcagtaattgtgtttaacatgattttttgaatgactacctcagctctgtaccccacatatacaattatctggaaggtccctcagtcgagcagtgaatttcaaacacagattcaaccacgaagaccagggaggttttccaatatctcacaaagaagggcacctattgaatatccctttgagcattgtgaagttattaattacactttggatcaatacacacagtcactacaaagatacagtcgtccttcctaactcagttgccggagaggaaggaaaccgctcagggatttcaccatggtgactttaaaaccgttacagagtttaatggctgtgataggagaaaactgaggatggatcaacaacattgtatttactccacagtactaacctaattgacagtgaaaagaaggaggcctgtacagaataaaatatatgcatcctgtttgtaacaaggcactaaagtaatactgctaaaaaaaattacaaagcaattaacttgttgtcctgaatacaaagtcttatgtttgagacaaatccaatacaacacattactgattaccactctctatattttcaagcatagtggctgctgcatcatgttattggtatgcttgtaatcgttaagaactggggagtttttcaggataaaaaaattaacggaatagagctaagcacaggcaaaatcctagaggaaaacctgtttcagtctgctttccaccagacgaTGGGAAATGAATTCAccgttcagcaggacaataacctaaaacacaaggccaaactggagttgcttaccaagaagacagtgaatgttcctgagtggccgagttacagttttgacttaaatctgcttgacaatctatggcaagacctgaaaatggttgtctagcaatgatcaacaaccaatttgacagagcttgaataatttagaaaataataatgggtaaatgttgcataatccaggtgtggaaagctgttagagacttacccagaaagactcacagctgtaatcgctgccaaaggtgattctaacatgtattgactcagggggttgaatacttatctaatcaagatatattagtgttttattttaagGTTTTTACAAATGTTCGGATTCttcttccactttgatattacagagtattttgtgtagattgttgactaAAACTgataattaaatccattttaatcccaatttgtaacacaacaaaaagtaaaggggtgtgaatactttctgaagacactgtttTATAATAAACTGACACACATGTACTGTTTTCAAGGAAAATATCTGAGCAGTTAGTATGATTCTGTCGGTCTTCTAGCTCTATGGGAGGAGAGCTCCGTGGGAGGATCCAGCACGGTGGGTGATGGAGAGCTACCCCTGGGCAGCCAGCCCCCTGCAGCACGAATGGCCCAAGCTGCTGCAGCTCCGGCCAGAGGACATAGGCTTTGATGGATACTCCATCTCCAAAGATGGCTGTCCCAGCAAGCAAATTCCCCAGGGAGACACGGACGGAGACCCGCTGGTATGTTGATATAAGGCCAACACCTCCTGTTAACCCAAATATCAGTTGGATTTGGAAATATTCAAGAAAGTCTGTTTGGTATGGCATTACACAATAATCCTGTATGTGATGATGGACTGTATGGACAAAGGTTTGACTTGATATTTGTATCCAAGAACATACTCTTTAAAAGCACCTTAATGAAATACTATCTATGGCTTTATGGTTAGCATGAGTGTCTGTATGTAGGTGACAACCTATCTGACCTCTATAATCTCCACAGATGAACATGCTGATGAGGTTAAAGGAGGCAGCCTACTTCTCCGGCAGCACTCAGAGTTACGACAGCGACTCCAACAGCAACCAGGATCACCATGAAGACACCATGCTGGACTCATCACTGGAGTACACACTATGAGTCTCCCTCTGTCAGAAAATACTCACTCTGGGACACATCCTAAATTGAGATACCTTTGTGTTAATCATACATTGATCTGAGGTTCAATGTTCGGTTATGTATTTCAAGTTTAAtgaaaaaatgtatacactcactaactgtaagtcgctctggataagagcgtctgctaaatgactaaaatgtaaatgtaagttagaATTTGGACTTCTGCGACTTCATGTCTTTATGCAGTCAGAACATATTATATACCAATTGGAACTCACTATTTACACTGTGTactaataaataatataataaatatacttaCTGGGTGCTGGTAACCCGAGATGAAAATCCCAGTCAAAGTTCAATAACCTGAATAATTTTAACTCAGTATTTCTACTATTTTCAGTGTTTATTAGGAGTATGTTTACAGTCACAGGCAAAGATACTCAACCATATAAATGAATGACATAGTTTATGATAcatcaaaccagttgccttgaCTGTGACCTAACCTATGCTATAGCTATGTGGTCCAAACTGAGTAGCAAAAACTGTACATACATTCACTCAGCTTCATAGAGCTTGACCTGTGTGCATTTTCTTAGTGGAGAGGCACACACCATGGTGGACATCTTTTTGGTGTttagctttcaaatgatgccttGCTACCTATATAACAAGGGTGGTCACATGCATTGACAATGCCTTTGATGTTCTTGATTTCTATAGAGGCGGTGCAGAGTTTAGGTGCTTTGATGAAAATTTATCCTGATCATTTATGTGCGGCTAGCTGGTAACAAAAAGGTCTAGGCTTTTGTTATGGATATCTTGAAATCAGTGATACTTTTAGGATTTTTGGTGCTCACCTGGGGAAGATGAGAACTTTATACCTCATGAGCGTTTCAAATAGTATCCCAAAAGCCCCTGTTTGTATTTTGTTCAGCTCTAGATAGAGCTCCATCCCTGCATGAAATGTTCCAACGCAGTGTTTACCTATATAGAGGCATATTCAACATGTAGACCCACATCTGAAAGGTCCCCGGCTAGAAAATAATCTGAGCGACTGCATGGATTTGAGACGGAGGCTGGCGTGTCTAGTCGCTCACTCTGAAGAATTAGCGCTGGTTCCATTTGCATCCAGTGTTAATGGGATCCTCAGTGTTGCTGTATTGGAGTAACTAGGCTTTATTCCCTCATAAGATGGAGTATTCTCAGAGCGGCTTACGCTACTATGAGGTACCACTTTGGTTGCTCCCCCTCACAATGTCCCCATTATCTGCCAGTGTTGTTGCTATTCTTCCCCTGAGTGTTCTTAGTAACAAATTCTATGCAACATTCATTTGGAACTTTCGACTGAAACCAAAACAGTTTACTTGTATTTTTAAGTATTGTCGAGATTTGTATTGCAGGTACATTGATCTGTGAATATTTTTGCGAGGTTTGAATTTTCACTAGCATATCTTACAGGCGTGTAAAGGGTGGTGCAAGCACAAATCAAAATGGTTGTTTGTATTTTCTTGGTCCCACACAGTTTGGATGTTGGAATGATGTGAAAGGTATGCTATTGAATCTAGTGGTTGATAATTGTTTAATAATTATTTGATATGTGAATTTGGTTTatgtatatttttattttgtaatgtAAAGATGTAAATATCTGATCTGAATTTTTTAGAAATCTTTTACAGAACTATAGAGTAATTTGTGTAGCCCTACAGTTTGGTTTCCTCCATAGGTTGTTCCTTTTTCTATTGTAGTGAAAAACCATGAGACTGTCAGAATAAATCTGGTCACGATACTGTGCTTTCCATCTTTCATATGTTTTATTCATAGAGAAATCAATAAACCAGTGTTTATTTATTAAGTTGTTTTAAATGGTAAAAGTTTTATTTGACCTCATGTGGTTTTAAATATTGTTCAGCAATGTTCAGTGTGTTAAACTCATTTCAATTGTCTCAACTCAGTAGCATTGTTGGAAATAATGTAATTTTCAGTTATTATTTAGGCTACCAATGGGACTGGCATGTCCTGGTTTATAGCCCTATACCTGCCATCTGTAGAAGTGTGTAAAACCAGGATGGAGAGTTTTTCATTGTCAGTTCTAAGGCAATAGAAGACACTGTACTCTCTCATACTGACCTCTGTCTTTCTTATGAGAAGAAAAACAGAAAAGCAGTGACAAACCTTGTCAATCATTGTTTACTTTTTATAGTGGGAATAGAATGAAACTATTTACATGTTATTCTGTTTGTTGGACTATTGTCAAGAAAGCAGCAGTTGTTCTTACATTTCCTAGTTTTATTTGAAAAAATACTCTCAAAGTACAACATTTAAACAACGCATacaaataatatatttatttttaagtTATAGATTTAACATCTACATAGATTAAAGGCAATGCATCTAATATAAGCATTTAAGTCAGGTATAATCCTCTTGGTATAAAAATGGCCCTTACAAAATATGGTACAAAGAGCAAAAGCTGCAAAAATACAACTAATTTACTAAGTGAATCCCTTAATAAGTACAGAAATATCTACCACAACCAATATGAGCCCCTGCATTTACATATAGGCTAGGTGAATTGGTAATATCACGGACAAATAATGTGCTCAAGTTAAAGGATGCATGGATCTAATTTGGGTAATAATGTCTATATACAATATACTCAACAATATATGTGATCAAACAACTTTATACAAACATAATGTATGTATTATGTACAATTAAGACACTGTAATCTCTTCCTCCTCTGATTCTGAGAAGTCGGAGTGCTTGCTGGAGTTGCAAGGCGAAGAGAGGTGCGACTCCACACTGTTCAAAAGTTCGCGCTCTGATTGAGAGCGGCAGAAGGTCGCGCGCGGGCTGAACGCGTCTACCTCCTCCTCGCAAGACTTTTTCCCGACGTCACTGAGGTCCGGGTGGGGGTTCATTTTAGTTGGAAGGGTTTGCTCCCGGCAACCTCCGGAAGACAACAACTCCCTCTCTTTGCAATTGCGCCATTTCATTCTTCGGTTTTGGAACCATATTTTCACCTTGAAAAATACATTAAATATTATAAGGCTATCTAATCATGGTTGATTCTAATAACAATATTATAACATGCCAGTAATCAAAATATACATAAAGATTATGTTTTACATTGATGTGTGCCTATTGGTCTTATTCACTTAGTCTACTGGTTGtttatgtatttttgttttattattttttacctgTGAGTCTTTAAGCCCAAGTTTTGCAGCCAGCTTCTTTCTGTCTGGTTTGCTGATGTATTTCTGTTTCTGGAACATTTTCTCCAGGGCTTTGCGCTGGACATCAGAGAACACTGCCCGTCGTAGCATCCCCCTCCTGGGCTTTCCTCTTGCAGCCAGCGGCCATGAAAAGGTACCGGGGATAGGAACCACTGAAGAGGATGctaaaagtaaagaaaaaaaacatacaatTAGCATTGCATCATTTCATTCCAGAAAATGCACACATAGGCTAACAAAGTAGCCTAGCTTAACAACATAGCCTAGCCTTCTTTTTTTCAGGGAGTGGGTGGAGGGGATAAACGTGCATAAAAGCGAATTATTTCGTAGTCTAAAGCAAAGTCTCTCGAAGTCTATAAATATTGACGGGTTTTTTGTTCTTAAGTTCTTAAATGCAGTCCGTTTGAATGAATTGGCACGAAGCAGCTAATTAGCACATTGCTTGGTCCCTTATAGCATTGGTATGGTAAAAAGGCAGAGTATCCCTTTCGAAAGCCCCAATGATAGATAGAGGGGCTGATGAAGCGTGAATGGTAATTGTGTAGTAATGAACTAACTGAAAGAGGCTTAGGACAGGCCACTAAAGCCATTTATTACTGCCATTAAAGAGATTTACACTTTCAAACTAAACACAACCGCATGCCTAGATCATCTGGGCCCGGTTTCCTAATAGCGATTCTAATGGCTTACCCgcaaatcacagatttggcacattacattgtacattttagtcatttagcagacgctcttatccagagcgacttacagttagtgagtgcatacatttttcatactttcgcacatcattgcgcacatgttgttacacatcatgaaatatattgaggcaGAAATTACATGGCCTAGgatacagtagcctacaattagCAAAAAATAACTACATTGATTGAACATGACATTGATTTCAATAGCCCATGATTGAAAAATATAGGCCTACGTagcctactgtatttatatttgaATGgggtcatctcggttttcatttcaAGCCTATTTTTATCCTACGCGTGTTTGTAACaactgcaaagacattggcaactttgtatttgtaggcaacttcgttctgaagttatctgcggtcacagagagacagatagggcCTACACATCTTGATTATATGTTTAGTGGAGATcctctgtgtataaagtgacgctcTTAGCTGTTCTACgtggtctgaggcagtcggtAAATAACGAGCGTTTTCAATTGCAACTTTAGTTTCTCAAAACTAtaatgatggttttgggaaacagctcagagatgtaggtctctattcaatctgtatagctgaagcgttacagattgcgcgatataggctacatttaaaagtaatttcctattgagccgacatatgcagcatttacctgAATGCAGTCTTGACTAtcacgggaacattgcctttaaatttcaatcaagctgtaacgctgaacttccgtgaaacggattgaatagagccctttgcGATGCTCCTACGAaagttctaacgatgaacttaagCCTTAACATGCTTTTGGGAAATTGGGCCCAGGAGAATAGCCTACTGATGGCTGGGCCCTATTTCTGACCCATAATTTTCATTAAATTAACACAAAAAGCTATTCATAAGGCTGAAGTTGTTTTATTGCTCTCAAAGGAAGCCGTCTAAACCCAGATCTGTACCTTATAGCATAGCAATTTTAGATTCTTCTTATCACTATCTTTATTGTTGGCTATTCGAAAGCCAAAGGATATGTGAATTCACTATAACTGTGTGGGAAATAATAAACGTATTCTTAATCTTGAAATATTTAACAGCTAGCATTGCAGCATTAGCTAGCCTATCATTAAATTTTAATTGCATTAGTTCAGGATCCTGTGCTATTTATTGTTTGCTAACTTTAGATTTCTCATAACAGCACTATCCATAAACATGCATAACACTCTATGTGGTCTTGTGagaatattgaaatattgaataGCCCCTAATGGGGAATTAGTCCATGACTGGTAAATGCCTATCAACAGCATGTTTAAGTCAACGCTGGGTCTCTGTGTGG from Coregonus clupeaformis isolate EN_2021a chromosome 11, ASM2061545v1, whole genome shotgun sequence includes the following:
- the LOC121577336 gene encoding homeobox protein DBX1-B-like — encoded protein: MMFPSALAPPAICSSLLRPPAALSLPQSLHSAFSAHSSFLVEDLLRISRPVSYLHRMIPSPSVSSLAPGATTLTCSHHTHQAVISTLAQTRTGSPQTALSINHDPNYLKFGVNAILAPSTRNASSPRSMHHAMHAKAFPLPYFDGSFHPFLRASYFPASSSVVPIPGTFSWPLAARGKPRRGMLRRAVFSDVQRKALEKMFQKQKYISKPDRKKLAAKLGLKDSQVKIWFQNRRMKWRNCKERELLSSGGCREQTLPTKMNPHPDLSDVGKKSCEEEVDAFSPRATFCRSQSERELLNSVESHLSSPCNSSKHSDFSESEEEEITVS